One Ochotona princeps isolate mOchPri1 chromosome 25, mOchPri1.hap1, whole genome shotgun sequence genomic region harbors:
- the LOC101523957 gene encoding trypsin-like: protein MKTLIFLAFLGAAVAFPTSSDDDDDKIVGGYTCTAHSVPYQVSLNSGYHFCGGSLITSQWVVSAAHCYKSSIQVRLGEHNIAATEGTEQYISSSKVIKHSSFSSSTLNNDIMLIKLSKAATLNSNVATVSLPTSCASAGTQCLVSGWGNTLSSGTSMPSLLQCLNAPILSDSSCKSSYPNQITSNMFCLGFLEGGKDSCQGDSGGPVVCNGKLQGIVSWGYGCAQKNKPGVYTKVCNYVSWIQQTIAAN, encoded by the exons TTGCTTTCCCCACcagcagtgatgatgatgatgacaagaTCGTCGGGGGCTACACCTGCACAGCACACTCTGTGCCCTACCAGGTGTCCCTGAACTCTGGCTACCACTTCTGTGGGGGCTCCCTCATCACCAGCCAGTGGGTGGTGTCTGCAGCTCATTGCTACAAGTC TTCCATCCAAGTGCGTCTGGGAGAACACAACATTGCTGCCACTGAGGGCACCGAGCAATATATTAGCTCTTCCAAAGTCATTAAGCATTCTTCGTTCAGTTCATCCACACTGAACAACGACATCATGCTGATTAAACTGAGCAAGGCTGCCACCCTCAACTCCAACGTGGCCACAGTCAGTCTGCCAACATCCTGTGCATCTGCGGGAACTCAGTGCCTTGTCTCTGGCTGGGGCAACACCCTGAGCAGTGGCA CCAGCATGCCATCTCTCCTGCAGTGTCTAAATGCACCCATCCTCTCTGATTCCTCTTGCAAGAGCTCCTATCCCAACCAGATCACCAGCAACATGTTCTGCTTGGGCTTCCTGGAGGGCGGAAAGGACTCCTGCCAG GGTGACTCTGGTGGCCCCGTGGTCTGCAATGGAAAACTCCAGGGTATCGTCTCCTGGGGCTATGGCTGTGCCCAGAAGAACAAGCCTGGAGTCTACACCAAGGTCTGCAACTACGTGAGCTGGATTCAGCAGACCATTGCTGCCAACTAA